From a single Rhinolophus ferrumequinum isolate MPI-CBG mRhiFer1 chromosome 15, mRhiFer1_v1.p, whole genome shotgun sequence genomic region:
- the USF2 gene encoding upstream stimulatory factor 2 isoform X2, whose translation MDMLDPGLDPAASATAAAAASHDKGPEAEEGVELQEGGDGPGAEEQTAVAIASVQQAAFGDHNIQYQFRTENNGGQVTYRVVQVTDGQLDGQGDTAGAVSVVSTAAFAGGQQAVTQAVIQNPFSNGGSPAAEAVSGEARFAYFPASSVGDTTAVSVQTTDQSLQAGGQFYVMMTPQDVLQTGTQRTIAPRTHPYSPKIDGTRTPRDERRRAQHNEVERRRRDKINNWIVQLSKIIPDCNADNSKTGASKGGILSKACDYIRELRQTNQRMQETFKEAERLQMDNELLRQQIEELKNENAVLRAQLQQHNLEMVGESARQ comes from the exons ATGGACATGCTGGACCCGGGTCTGGATCCCGCTGCCTCGGCcaccgctgctgccgccgccag TCACGACAAGGGACCCGAGGCAGAGGAGGGCGTCGAATTGCAAGAGG GCGGGGACGGCCCTGGGGCAGAGGAGCAGACGGCGGTGGCCATCGCCAGCGTCCAGCAGGCGGCGTTCGGCGACCATAACATCCAGTACCAGTTCCGCACAGAGAATAATGGAGGACAG GTGACATACCGCGTAGTCCAGGTGACTGATGGTCAGCTGGATGGCCAGGGCGACACAGCAGGTGCCGTCAGCGTCGTGTCTACGGCTGCCTTCGCAGGGGGGCAGCAGGCTGTGACCCAG GCTGTAATCCAAAATCCCTTCAGCAATGGCGGCAGCCCAGCAGCTGAGGCTGTCAGTGGGGAGGCACGATTTGCCTATTTCCCAGCATCCAGTGTGGGAGATACCACGGCTGTGTCGGTACAGACCACAGATCAGAGCTTGCAGGCTGGAG GCCAGTTCTATGTCATGATGACGCCCCAAGACGTGCTTCAGACAGGAACTCAAAGGACGATTGCACCCAGGACACACCCCTACTCCCC GAAAATAGATGGAACCAGAACACCACGAGATGAAAGAAGGAGAGCTCAGCACAATGAAG TGGAGCGGAGGCGGAGGGACAAGATCAACAACTGGATTGTCCAACTTTCAAAAATCATTCCAGATTGTAATGCAGACAATAGCAAGACTGGAGCG AGTAAAGGAGGGATCCTGTCGAAGGCCTGTGACTACATACGGGAGCTACGCCAGACCAACCAGCGCATGCAGGAGACCTTCAAGGAGGCCGAGCGGCTGCAGATGGACAATGAGCTCCTGAGGCAACAG ATTGAAGAGCTGAAGAATGAGAACGCCGTGCTTCGCGCCCAGCTGCAGCAGCACAACCTGGAGATGGTGGGCGAGAGTGCCCGGCAGTGA
- the USF2 gene encoding upstream stimulatory factor 2 isoform X1: MDMLDPGLDPAASATAAAAASHDKGPEAEEGVELQEGGDGPGAEEQTAVAIASVQQAAFGDHNIQYQFRTENNGGQVTYRVVQVTDGQLDGQGDTAGAVSVVSTAAFAGGQQAVTQVGVDGAAQRPGPTAASVPPGPAAPFPLAVIQNPFSNGGSPAAEAVSGEARFAYFPASSVGDTTAVSVQTTDQSLQAGGQFYVMMTPQDVLQTGTQRTIAPRTHPYSPKIDGTRTPRDERRRAQHNEVERRRRDKINNWIVQLSKIIPDCNADNSKTGASKGGILSKACDYIRELRQTNQRMQETFKEAERLQMDNELLRQQIEELKNENAVLRAQLQQHNLEMVGESARQ, encoded by the exons ATGGACATGCTGGACCCGGGTCTGGATCCCGCTGCCTCGGCcaccgctgctgccgccgccag TCACGACAAGGGACCCGAGGCAGAGGAGGGCGTCGAATTGCAAGAGG GCGGGGACGGCCCTGGGGCAGAGGAGCAGACGGCGGTGGCCATCGCCAGCGTCCAGCAGGCGGCGTTCGGCGACCATAACATCCAGTACCAGTTCCGCACAGAGAATAATGGAGGACAG GTGACATACCGCGTAGTCCAGGTGACTGATGGTCAGCTGGATGGCCAGGGCGACACAGCAGGTGCCGTCAGCGTCGTGTCTACGGCTGCCTTCGCAGGGGGGCAGCAGGCTGTGACCCAGGTGGGTGTGGATGGGGCAGCCCAGCGCCCTGGTCCCACTGCTGCCTCTGTGCCCCCAGGTCCCGCAGCACCCTTCCCACTG GCTGTAATCCAAAATCCCTTCAGCAATGGCGGCAGCCCAGCAGCTGAGGCTGTCAGTGGGGAGGCACGATTTGCCTATTTCCCAGCATCCAGTGTGGGAGATACCACGGCTGTGTCGGTACAGACCACAGATCAGAGCTTGCAGGCTGGAG GCCAGTTCTATGTCATGATGACGCCCCAAGACGTGCTTCAGACAGGAACTCAAAGGACGATTGCACCCAGGACACACCCCTACTCCCC GAAAATAGATGGAACCAGAACACCACGAGATGAAAGAAGGAGAGCTCAGCACAATGAAG TGGAGCGGAGGCGGAGGGACAAGATCAACAACTGGATTGTCCAACTTTCAAAAATCATTCCAGATTGTAATGCAGACAATAGCAAGACTGGAGCG AGTAAAGGAGGGATCCTGTCGAAGGCCTGTGACTACATACGGGAGCTACGCCAGACCAACCAGCGCATGCAGGAGACCTTCAAGGAGGCCGAGCGGCTGCAGATGGACAATGAGCTCCTGAGGCAACAG ATTGAAGAGCTGAAGAATGAGAACGCCGTGCTTCGCGCCCAGCTGCAGCAGCACAACCTGGAGATGGTGGGCGAGAGTGCCCGGCAGTGA